The Mauremys mutica isolate MM-2020 ecotype Southern chromosome 1, ASM2049712v1, whole genome shotgun sequence genome has a segment encoding these proteins:
- the LOC123345315 gene encoding stromelysin-1-like, whose translation MKNLPFLLLLCAASCAFPIDPKRKAEEDTKLVQKYLENYYSFKTDEKPVLRWKSDSPIVNKIKEMQEFIGLEVTGKLDSNTLEVMQKPRCGVPDVADFSTFAGQPKWGKKNLTYRILNYTPDMAQVDVDAAIKKAFTVWSNVIPLTFTRVDRGDADILISFAARVHNDFNPFDGPGGTVAHAYAPGNGIGGDAHFDEDEDWTKGSQGSNLFFVAAHEFGHSLGLFHSRHPDSLMYPVYRYSDSKAFRLHQDDINGIQYLYGPSSNPPEDPTESTVSIEPMEPTEPLPPNTCGSNLTFDAVTTFRGEIMFFKDKYFWRKHPTSREVDFNLISSFWSPLPSGLDAAYEITDRDETFLFKGNEFWVVKGDTILSGYPKKIHDLGFPKGVKKIDAALYNAIKRKTYYFVSNKYWSYDERRQSMDKKPKLIKDEFPGINGKIDAVFQYKTFFYFFRGSRQFEFDPIAKKATRVLKTNFWFPC comes from the exons ATGAAGAACCTTCCGTTTCTGCTGTTACTATGTGCCGCATCTTGTGCTTTTCCTATAGATCCAAAAAGGAAAGCGGAAGAAGATACGAAGCTTGTTCAG AAGTACCTGGAAAATTACTACAGCTTTAAGACAGATGAGAAGCCTGTTTTAAGATGGAAAAGTGATAGTCCCATAGTCAACAAAATCAAAGAAATGCAGGAATTCATCGGATTGGAGGTGACTGGGAAATTGGATTCTAACACTTTGGAGGTGATGCAGAAACCCCGGTGTGGAGTCCCTGATGTTGCTGATTTCTCCACCTTTGCAGGACAaccaaaatggggaaaaaagaatCTAACatacag GATTTTGAACTATACACCAGACATGGCCCAAGTTGATGTAGATGCAGCCATCAAGAAAGCTTTTACAGTCTGGAGCAATGTGATCCCATTGACATTTACCCGGGTTGACAGAGGTGATGCAGATATATTGATCTCCTTTGCAGCCAGAG TTCACAACGATTTCAATCCGTTTGATGGTCCTGGTGGGACGGTTGCTCATGCCTACGCACCTGGCAATGGTATTGGTGGAGATGCTCACTTTGATGAGGATGAAGACTGGACCAAAGGCTCACAGG GTTCCAACTTGTTTTTCGTGGCTGCGCATGAGTTTGGCCATTCACTGGGACTCTTCCATTCTAGACACCCTGATTCACTGATGTACCCAGTTTATAGATACTCTGATTCCAAGGCTTTCCGTCTTCATCAGGATGATATTAATGGCATTCAATACCTCTATG GACCTTCATCTAACCCCCCTGAAGATCCAACAGAATCTACTGTCTCCATAGAACCCATGGAGCCAACAGAACCTCTACCACCAAACACTTGTGGCTCTAATCTGACTTTCGATGCTGTCACCACTTTCCGTGGAGAAATAATGTTCTTTAAAGACAA GTACTTCTGGCGCAAACACCCTACAAGCAGAGAAGTTGACTTTAATTTAATATCTTCATTCTGGTCACCTCTGCCATCTGGCTTGGATGCTGCCTATGAAATTACAGACAGAGAtgaaacatttctttttaaag GAAATGAATTCTGGGTTGTCAAAGGAGATACTATACTGTCTGGATACCCAAAGAAAATCCATGATTTGGGCTTCCCTAAGGGTGTGAAGAAAATTGATGCAGCTCTTTATAAtgcaattaaaagaaaaacatactACTTTGTGTCTAACAAGTATTGGAG TTATGATGAAAGAAGACAGTCCATGGACAAGAAGCCAAAGCTGATAAAAGATGAATTTCCAGGAATTAATGGGAAGATTGATGCTGTTTTCCAGTATAAAA CGTTCTTCTATTTCTTTCGTGGATCACGGCAGTTTGAGTTTGATCCTATTGCCAAGAAAGCTACTCGTGTCCTAAAGACTAACTTCTGGTTTCCATGCTAA